A window of Sulfurimonas gotlandica GD1 contains these coding sequences:
- a CDS encoding CheR family methyltransferase, which translates to MAYLLSKENFLKMSEFVYRKSGIYLEEEKHYEKLAKYIDSRASTLELDSFRKYFFKLRFEDKDGEEFQALMNGVTVNETYFYREKDQFEALVNKILPELHKTLPASKTLRILSSPCSTGEEPYSMVLHIVEEGKVIEERDIEIVGIDIDSTVIEKAKKAKYTERSVHAIPKGILSKWFNKKSLGYELGEDLQGSVDFQVANVFDKVQMRNLGKFDVIFSRNMLIYFDDASRKEVAMTFYDMLNPGGYVLLGHAEYMSRIVSVFTAKKIDNTLVYQK; encoded by the coding sequence ATGGCATATCTTTTATCTAAAGAGAATTTTTTAAAGATGAGTGAGTTTGTCTATAGAAAAAGTGGCATCTACTTGGAAGAAGAAAAGCATTATGAAAAGCTTGCTAAGTATATAGATTCTCGTGCTTCTACTTTAGAGCTGGATAGTTTTCGAAAGTACTTCTTTAAACTTCGTTTTGAAGATAAAGATGGAGAAGAGTTTCAAGCGTTGATGAATGGAGTTACAGTAAATGAGACATATTTTTATAGAGAAAAAGATCAGTTTGAAGCTTTAGTAAATAAAATTCTACCAGAGCTTCACAAGACTCTACCGGCTTCTAAAACTCTTAGAATCTTATCGTCACCATGTTCTACTGGCGAAGAGCCGTATTCTATGGTGCTTCATATTGTTGAAGAAGGCAAGGTTATAGAGGAGAGAGATATTGAGATAGTTGGTATTGATATTGACTCAACTGTTATAGAAAAAGCTAAAAAAGCCAAATATACAGAACGATCTGTTCACGCTATTCCAAAAGGTATTTTATCTAAATGGTTTAATAAAAAAAGTTTAGGTTATGAGCTTGGAGAAGATTTACAAGGTAGTGTTGATTTTCAAGTTGCAAATGTATTTGATAAGGTTCAGATGAGAAATCTTGGAAAGTTTGATGTGATTTTTTCAAGAAATATGCTCATTTATTTTGATGATGCATCTAGAAAAGAGGTAGCAATGACATTTTATGACATGCTAAACCCAGGTGGTTATGTTCTTTTAGGACATGCTGAGTATATGAGTAGGATAGTGTCTGTTTTTACGGCTAAAAAAATAGACAATACTTTAGTTTATCAAAAATAG
- a CDS encoding HEAT repeat domain-containing protein, with protein sequence MALIKNHVKQDIEDLQTFSTLEEAVAYFESSENQDNRDYAIEEIAKFDGAGDYLVSCIKRENLDKNSLTKIAAAISNMDPEIAPIEAIMELLKVDNAYVRNLGISILRDFGDAIKYYIVKFLIGDDRDLRIFAINVLGDVDFAESRDMLVELLEDEEDINVAMTAVDYMGEIGEEEDIELLESLKSRFNGEFYVEFAVDGAIKMIKG encoded by the coding sequence ATGGCTTTGATTAAAAACCATGTAAAGCAAGATATTGAAGATTTACAAACATTCTCAACTCTTGAAGAAGCAGTAGCGTATTTTGAATCAAGTGAAAATCAAGATAACAGAGATTATGCCATAGAGGAGATCGCGAAGTTTGATGGAGCGGGAGATTATCTTGTTTCTTGCATCAAAAGAGAGAATCTAGACAAGAATTCTTTAACTAAGATAGCTGCTGCCATATCAAACATGGACCCTGAAATCGCGCCGATAGAAGCTATTATGGAACTATTAAAAGTTGATAATGCCTATGTGAGAAATTTAGGGATATCTATACTTAGGGATTTTGGAGATGCTATTAAATATTATATAGTTAAATTTCTTATAGGTGATGACAGGGATTTGAGAATCTTTGCTATTAATGTTTTAGGTGATGTAGATTTTGCAGAGTCTAGAGATATGTTGGTTGAACTTTTAGAAGATGAAGAAGATATAAACGTTGCAATGACAGCAGTAGATTATATGGGTGAGATAGGAGAAGAAGAAGATATAGAACTCTTAGAATCTTTAAAGTCGAGGTTTAACGGTGAATTTTATGTTGAGTTTGCAGTTGATGGCGCAATAAAGATGATTAAGGGATAA
- a CDS encoding protein-glutamate methylesterase/protein-glutamine glutaminase: MAKKVLIVDDSALVRKQLTEIISTLEYEIDIAKNGQEAVDKATKTQYDVITMDINMPVMDGLEAVRQIMKKQPSAILMVSSLTTENASITMDALDLGAIDYIPKPGTMNVGKIENREEILQKVKSLSRIPKRRLQRQLSRPAQRERKVVAKKLEQTTDSRDIQKVVLIGSSTGGPGLIEQICSSLPQNFKHPVCIVQHMPEQFTKTFAARLDRSCVLNVIESAHNMELLPGNVYVARGGVHMNFSKKTSGKVVIREDENKGNNFFQPSANDMMHSALSVFNGPDIIGVILTGIGDDGADAMVELKKAGAYTLGESEESATVYGMPKEAYERGGVSEQLDFPNILKKIVTLK, encoded by the coding sequence GTGGCAAAAAAAGTACTGATAGTTGATGACTCTGCGCTTGTTAGAAAACAATTAACCGAGATAATATCAACATTAGAATATGAGATTGATATTGCCAAAAATGGACAAGAGGCTGTAGATAAGGCGACTAAAACTCAATATGATGTAATTACTATGGATATAAATATGCCAGTTATGGATGGATTAGAAGCAGTAAGACAAATAATGAAAAAACAACCATCAGCGATACTAATGGTTAGTTCTTTAACTACAGAAAATGCCAGTATAACAATGGATGCACTTGACTTAGGTGCCATAGATTATATTCCAAAACCTGGAACTATGAATGTCGGAAAAATTGAAAACCGTGAAGAAATTTTACAAAAAGTCAAATCTCTTAGCCGAATACCAAAAAGAAGACTTCAAAGACAGTTATCAAGACCTGCTCAAAGAGAGAGAAAAGTAGTAGCAAAAAAGCTTGAGCAGACAACAGACTCTAGAGATATCCAAAAGGTAGTTCTAATAGGGTCTTCAACTGGTGGACCTGGGCTAATAGAACAAATTTGTTCTTCTTTACCGCAAAACTTCAAGCACCCTGTCTGTATTGTTCAACACATGCCAGAGCAATTCACAAAGACATTCGCAGCAAGACTTGATCGTTCTTGTGTTTTAAATGTTATAGAGAGTGCTCATAATATGGAGTTATTACCTGGAAATGTTTATGTGGCTCGTGGTGGAGTTCACATGAATTTTTCTAAAAAAACATCAGGAAAAGTAGTCATAAGAGAAGATGAAAATAAGGGTAATAACTTTTTTCAACCAAGTGCTAATGATATGATGCATAGTGCACTAAGCGTTTTTAATGGCCCTGATATAATAGGCGTTATTCTAACTGGGATTGGTGATGACGGTGCAGATGCAATGGTTGAGCTAAAGAAAGCCGGTGCATATACTCTAGGTGAGAGTGAAGAGAGTGCTACAGTCTATGGAATGCCAAAAGAAGCATATGAACGTGGTGGTGTGTCTGAGCAGTTGGATTTTCCAAATATTTTGAAAAAGATAGTTACACTAAAGTAA